One genomic window of Vidua macroura isolate BioBank_ID:100142 chromosome 16, ASM2450914v1, whole genome shotgun sequence includes the following:
- the MAFK gene encoding transcription factor MafK isoform X1 → MEQQVTSRVSSLRAGALLRVAVAISEQFCPEDCAQVMTTNPKPNKALKVKEESGENAPVLSDDELVSMSVRELNQHLRGLTKEEVIRLKQRRRTLKNRGYAASCRIKRVTQKEELERQRVELQQEVEKLARENSSMKLELDALRSKYEALQTFARTVARGPITPTKVATTSVITIVKSAEISSSSVPFSAAS, encoded by the exons ATGGAGCAACAGGTGACCAGCAGGGTTTCATCACTCAGAGCTGGAGCATTGCTCAGGGTGGCAG ttgcAATTTCTGAGCAGTTTTGTCCGGAAGACTGTGCTCAGGTTATGACGACTAATCCCAAACCGAACAAGGCATTAAAG GTAAAGGAGGAGTCAGGAGAGAATGCCCCAGTGCTGAGTGATGATGAACTCGTGTCAATGTCCGTACGGGAGCTGAACCAGCACCTGAGGGGTCTCACCAAAGAGGAGGTCATCCGTCTGAAGCAGCGGAGGCGCACGCTGAAGAACCGGGGCTACGCTGCCAGCTGCCGCATCAAGCGTGTGACTCAGAAAGAGGAGCTCGAGAGGCAGCGGGTTGAGCTGCAGCAAGAGGTGGAGAAGCTGGccagagaaaacagcagcatgAAGCTAGAGCTGGATGCCTTGCGCTCCAAGTACGAAGCACTCCAGACCTTTGCTCGTACTGTGGCGCGAGGGCCTATTACCCCGACCAAAGTTGCCACCACCAGTGTCATCACCATCGTGAAATCAGCCGAAATCTCATCCAGTTCTGTGCCGTTTTCAGCAGCCTCCTAG
- the MAFK gene encoding transcription factor MafK isoform X2: MTTNPKPNKALKVKEESGENAPVLSDDELVSMSVRELNQHLRGLTKEEVIRLKQRRRTLKNRGYAASCRIKRVTQKEELERQRVELQQEVEKLARENSSMKLELDALRSKYEALQTFARTVARGPITPTKVATTSVITIVKSAEISSSSVPFSAAS; this comes from the exons ATGACGACTAATCCCAAACCGAACAAGGCATTAAAG GTAAAGGAGGAGTCAGGAGAGAATGCCCCAGTGCTGAGTGATGATGAACTCGTGTCAATGTCCGTACGGGAGCTGAACCAGCACCTGAGGGGTCTCACCAAAGAGGAGGTCATCCGTCTGAAGCAGCGGAGGCGCACGCTGAAGAACCGGGGCTACGCTGCCAGCTGCCGCATCAAGCGTGTGACTCAGAAAGAGGAGCTCGAGAGGCAGCGGGTTGAGCTGCAGCAAGAGGTGGAGAAGCTGGccagagaaaacagcagcatgAAGCTAGAGCTGGATGCCTTGCGCTCCAAGTACGAAGCACTCCAGACCTTTGCTCGTACTGTGGCGCGAGGGCCTATTACCCCGACCAAAGTTGCCACCACCAGTGTCATCACCATCGTGAAATCAGCCGAAATCTCATCCAGTTCTGTGCCGTTTTCAGCAGCCTCCTAG
- the TMEM184A gene encoding transmembrane protein 184A — translation MSNATRAVPSPMAPGTPGPGTAARLASAPPFSAVALLTAAHNNSQDGQQLFLTTTAAQVISGIFVWSALIVTFHQIYTHLRNYTIPKEQRYIIRILFIVPVYAFDSWLSLLLLGSHQYYVYFDSVRDCYEAFVIYSFLSLCFEYLGGESTIMTEIRGKPIASSCFYGTCCLQGMSYSIGFLRFCKQATLQFCIVKPLMAIVTIILQAFGKYHDGDFNVHSGYLYITIIYNFSVSLALYALFLFYFATMDLLRPFEPVLKFITIKAVIFLSFWQGTLLAILEKCGVIPEVQIIDGKEVGAGTVAAGYQNFIICIEMFFASIALRYAFTCHVYREKKENSTANLAPMQSISSGLKETISPQDIVQDAIHNFSPAYQQYTQQSMQEAERKAPGENGHVASKIDGQSSKKSKNIEKRMLILSDEEL, via the exons atGAGTAATGCCACACGTGCTGTGCCCTCTCCCATGGCACCTGGCACGCCggggcctggcacagcagccagaCTGGCCTCAGCCCCACCATTCTCAGCTGTTGCCCTGCTTACGGCTGCCCACAACAACTCCCAGGACggccagcagcttttcctgacCACGACAGCGGCGCAGGTCATCTCTGGCATCTTCGTGTGGTCAGCACTCATCGTCACCTTCCACCAG ATCTACACACACCTGAGGAACTACACCATCCCCAAGGAGCAGCGCTACATCATCCGCATCCTCTTCATCGTGCCTGTCTATGCCTTTGACTCCTggctcagcctcctcctcctcggcaGCCACCAGTACTACGTCTACTTCGACTCGGTGCGTGACTGCTATGAAG CTTTTGTGATTTACAGCTTCCTGAGCCTGTGCTTCGAGTACCTCGGAGGGGAGAGCACCATCATGACAGAGATCCGAGGGAAGCCCATTGC GTCCAGCTGCTTTTATGGGACCTGCTGCCTTCAGGGTATGTCCTACTCCATCGGGTTCCTGCGCTTCTGCAAGCAG GCCACGCTGCAGTTCTGCATTGTGAAACCTCTCATGGCAATCGTCACCATCATCCTGCAGGCATTCGGGAAGTACCACGACGGAGACTTCAA tgtcCACAGTGGGTACCTCTACATCACCATCATCTACAACTTCTCCGTCAGCCTGGCCCTTTACgcccttttcctcttctactTCGCCACCATGGACCTGCTGCGCCCGTTTGAGCCAGTCCTCAAGTTCATCACCATCAAGGCCGTCATCTTCCTCTCCTTCTGGCAAG ggacactgctggcaATCCTGGAGAAATGTGGGGTGATCCCTGAAGTTCAGATCATCGATGGGAAGGaggtgggagctgggacagTGGCTGCTGGCTACCAGAACTTCATCATCTGCATTGAAATGTTCTTCGCTTCCATTGCCCTGCGCTACGCATTCACCTGCCACGTGtacagggagaagaaagaaaactcaaCAG CAAACCTCGCCCCGATGCAGAGCATCTCAAGTGGGCTGAAGGAGACCATCAGCCCCCAGGACATCGTGCAGGATGCCATCCACAACTTCTCGCCCGCCTACCAGCAGTACACCCAGCAGTCGATGCAGGAGGCAGAGCGCAAAGCACCGGGGGAGAACGGGCATGTGGCCTCCAAGATAGATGGACAAAGCAGCAAGAAGAGCAAAAACATTGAAAAGAGAATGCTAATCCTGTCAGATGAGGAGCTGTAG